From Alcaligenes faecalis, the proteins below share one genomic window:
- the dnaJ gene encoding molecular chaperone DnaJ, translated as MAKRDLYEILGVAKNATQDEIRKAYRKLAMKFHPDRNPDSKDAEEKFKEAKEAYEILSDEQKREAYDRYGHAGVDPNAGMGGMGGGMGGAGFADAFGDIFGEIFGGGGGRRGGGPQVYRGADLRYSLDISLEQAAAGFDTEIRVPSWENCETCSGTGAKPGTSAQTCRTCQGSGAVRMQQGIFSMQQTCPTCHGSGKEIPDPCVVCHGEGKVKKTKTLQVKIPAGIDDGMRIRSSGNGEPGVNGGPAGDLYVEIRIKPHGIFQRDGEDLHCELTIPFTTAALGGTVEVPTLTGRGEITIPEGTQVGKTFRLRGKGIKGLRSSYPGDLYCHIQIETPVRLNEEQKKLLRQFEQALSDGGVKHSPKSESWTDKVKGFFS; from the coding sequence ATGGCAAAACGCGATTTATACGAAATTCTCGGTGTGGCCAAAAATGCGACGCAGGATGAAATCCGCAAGGCGTATCGCAAGCTGGCCATGAAGTTCCACCCTGACCGTAATCCAGATAGCAAGGACGCCGAGGAAAAGTTCAAGGAAGCCAAGGAAGCGTACGAGATCCTGTCCGACGAACAGAAACGCGAAGCCTATGACCGCTATGGTCATGCCGGAGTCGATCCCAACGCTGGCATGGGCGGTATGGGTGGCGGCATGGGCGGGGCCGGATTTGCAGACGCCTTTGGCGATATTTTTGGCGAAATCTTTGGTGGCGGCGGCGGACGTCGCGGCGGTGGCCCTCAGGTTTACCGTGGCGCGGACTTGCGCTATTCGCTGGATATCAGCCTGGAGCAGGCAGCAGCCGGTTTTGATACTGAAATTCGCGTACCCAGCTGGGAAAACTGCGAAACCTGCTCGGGTACGGGTGCCAAGCCCGGTACTTCTGCACAGACCTGCCGCACCTGCCAAGGCAGTGGCGCAGTGCGCATGCAGCAGGGCATTTTCAGCATGCAGCAAACCTGCCCGACCTGTCACGGTAGCGGCAAGGAAATTCCTGATCCCTGCGTGGTGTGTCACGGCGAAGGCAAGGTCAAAAAGACCAAGACTTTGCAGGTCAAGATTCCAGCCGGTATTGATGATGGCATGCGCATCCGCTCCAGCGGCAATGGCGAGCCTGGCGTGAACGGTGGTCCTGCCGGTGACTTGTATGTGGAAATCCGCATCAAGCCGCACGGTATTTTCCAGCGTGATGGCGAGGACCTGCATTGCGAGCTGACCATCCCCTTTACCACGGCGGCCTTGGGCGGAACGGTGGAAGTGCCTACCCTGACAGGGCGTGGCGAAATCACCATCCCTGAAGGTACCCAAGTGGGCAAGACATTCCGCTTGCGCGGCAAGGGTATCAAGGGCTTGCGCTCCAGCTACCCCGGTGACTTGTACTGCCACATTCAGATTGAGACACCTGTACGTTTGAACGAAGAGCAAAAGAAATTGCTGCGTCAGTTTGAACAGGCCTTGAGTGATGGTGGCGTCAAGCACTCGCCCAAAAGCGAGTCCTGGACGGACAAGGTGAAGGGTTTCTTCTCCTGA
- the dnaK gene encoding molecular chaperone DnaK, with protein MGKIIGIDLGTTNSCVSVLDGDQVRIIENAEGGRTTPSIVAYMQDGEILVGAPAKRQAVTNPANTIFAVKRLIGRKFTEKAVQTDIDHVPYTIVAADNGDAWVEAQGKKMAPQQVSADILRKMKKTAEDYLGEEVTEAVITVPAYFNDSQRQATKDAGRIAGLDVKRIINEPTAAALAFGLDKAEKGDRKIAVYDLGGGTFDVSIIEIADIDGEKQFEVLSTNGDTFLGGEDFDKRIIDYIIDEFKKESGVDLSKDVLALQRLKESAEKAKIELSSTQQTEINLPYITADASGPKHLNLKITRSKLEALVEDLIERTIEPCRVAIKDAGVKVSEIDDVILVGGMSRMPKVQERVKEFFGRDPRKDINPDEAVAAGAAIQGSVLSGDRTDVLLLDVTPLSLGIETLGGVMTKMIQKNTTIPTRHSQVFSTADDNQPAVTIKVFQGEREIAAGNKALGEFNLEGIPPAARGLPQIEVTFDIDANGILHVSAKDKGTGKENKITIKANSGLSDEEIERMVKDAEVNAAEDHRIAELAVARNQAEALIHSTRKSLTEYGDKLEAEEKEAIEKAIADLEETLKEGDKEAIDAKVEALGVASQKLGEKMYADMQAQAAAQEGAEGTAQQPADENVVDADFKEVKRDQ; from the coding sequence ATGGGCAAAATCATTGGTATTGACCTTGGAACCACCAATAGCTGTGTATCGGTGTTGGATGGCGACCAGGTTCGTATTATCGAAAATGCCGAAGGCGGTCGCACGACCCCTTCCATCGTGGCTTACATGCAGGATGGCGAAATCCTGGTTGGCGCTCCTGCCAAACGCCAGGCTGTGACCAACCCTGCCAACACCATCTTCGCGGTCAAGCGTTTGATCGGTCGTAAGTTCACCGAAAAGGCAGTTCAGACAGACATCGACCACGTGCCTTACACCATTGTTGCCGCCGATAACGGCGACGCATGGGTGGAAGCACAGGGCAAGAAGATGGCACCTCAGCAAGTGTCTGCCGACATCTTGCGCAAAATGAAGAAAACCGCCGAAGACTATCTGGGCGAAGAAGTAACCGAGGCCGTGATTACCGTGCCTGCTTACTTTAACGACAGCCAGCGTCAGGCAACCAAGGACGCAGGCCGCATTGCCGGTCTGGACGTCAAGCGCATCATCAACGAGCCAACCGCTGCGGCTTTGGCTTTCGGCCTGGACAAGGCCGAAAAGGGTGATCGCAAGATCGCTGTGTACGACTTGGGTGGCGGTACGTTTGACGTGTCCATCATCGAAATCGCCGACATCGACGGTGAGAAGCAATTCGAAGTGCTCTCCACCAACGGTGACACCTTCCTGGGTGGCGAAGACTTTGACAAGCGCATCATCGACTACATCATCGACGAGTTCAAGAAAGAAAGCGGCGTTGATCTGTCCAAGGATGTGCTGGCCTTGCAGCGCCTGAAAGAGTCCGCTGAAAAAGCCAAGATCGAGCTGTCGTCCACGCAGCAGACCGAAATCAACCTGCCTTACATCACGGCAGATGCTTCTGGTCCCAAGCACTTGAACCTGAAGATCACTCGCTCCAAGCTGGAAGCGCTGGTCGAGGACCTGATCGAACGCACGATCGAGCCTTGCCGTGTTGCCATCAAGGATGCTGGCGTGAAGGTTTCGGAAATCGACGACGTGATCCTGGTCGGCGGCATGAGCCGTATGCCCAAGGTGCAAGAGCGCGTTAAAGAGTTCTTTGGCCGTGACCCACGTAAAGACATCAACCCTGACGAAGCTGTTGCCGCTGGTGCAGCCATCCAAGGTTCTGTCCTGTCGGGCGACCGTACTGACGTCTTGTTGCTGGACGTGACTCCTCTGTCCCTGGGTATTGAAACCCTGGGTGGCGTCATGACCAAGATGATCCAGAAGAACACCACGATTCCTACGCGTCATTCGCAAGTGTTCTCCACGGCTGACGACAACCAGCCTGCGGTGACCATCAAGGTGTTCCAGGGCGAGCGTGAAATCGCTGCCGGTAACAAGGCACTGGGCGAGTTCAATCTGGAGGGCATTCCACCAGCAGCACGTGGCCTGCCACAAATTGAAGTGACCTTCGACATCGACGCCAACGGTATCTTGCACGTGTCCGCCAAAGACAAGGGCACGGGTAAAGAGAACAAGATCACCATCAAGGCAAACTCCGGTTTGTCCGACGAGGAGATCGAGCGCATGGTCAAGGATGCCGAAGTGAACGCGGCTGAAGACCACCGTATCGCCGAGCTGGCTGTTGCTCGCAACCAGGCCGAGGCTTTGATTCACTCGACCCGCAAGTCCTTGACGGAATACGGCGACAAGCTGGAAGCGGAAGAGAAAGAAGCCATCGAAAAGGCAATCGCTGATCTGGAGGAAACGCTGAAAGAAGGCGATAAGGAAGCCATCGACGCCAAGGTGGAAGCACTGGGTGTGGCCTCGCAGAAACTGGGCGAGAAGATGTACGCCGACATGCAGGCCCAAGCCGCAGCACAGGAAGGTGCTGAAGGTACGGCCCAGCAGCCCGCCGACGAGAACGTGGTCGACGCTGACTTTAAAGAAGTCAAACGCGATCAGTAA
- the grpE gene encoding nucleotide exchange factor GrpE: MATHADPNKPLDGEVTENTPEQAQAGAVEQDQPEILAQQPEESAADLATELAQAQEKVSQYYDQLLRAKAEVENIRRRADDDVAKARKFGTESFAESLIPVRDSLEAALAQTEQTPEAWKEGVETTLRQLNKAFERNSLKEVAPQAGDKFDPHLHQAISAVPSEFEEGAVAQLLQKGYTISDRVLRPALVMVSAPK; the protein is encoded by the coding sequence ATGGCTACACATGCCGATCCCAATAAGCCTCTGGACGGGGAAGTGACGGAAAACACGCCTGAGCAGGCACAAGCGGGCGCTGTCGAGCAAGACCAGCCAGAGATTTTGGCCCAGCAGCCCGAAGAAAGCGCGGCTGATCTGGCCACCGAATTGGCCCAGGCCCAGGAAAAAGTGTCGCAGTACTACGACCAGTTGCTGCGTGCCAAAGCCGAAGTGGAAAACATCCGCCGCCGTGCGGATGATGATGTTGCCAAAGCCCGCAAGTTTGGTACCGAGTCCTTTGCTGAAAGCCTGATTCCAGTGCGCGACAGCCTGGAGGCTGCCTTGGCCCAGACCGAGCAAACTCCTGAAGCCTGGAAAGAAGGGGTGGAAACCACGTTGCGCCAGTTGAACAAGGCTTTCGAGCGCAACAGCCTGAAAGAAGTGGCCCCGCAAGCTGGCGACAAGTTTGACCCGCATCTGCATCAGGCTATCTCGGCAGTGCCTTCCGAGTTTGAAGAAGGCGCGGTTGCCCAGCTGCTGCAAAAGGGCTACACCATTTCGGATCGCGTTTTGCGTCCTGCTTTGGTGATGGTGTCGGCCCCCAAGTAA
- the hemH gene encoding ferrochelatase translates to MPKLFASPYLPEAQDADMFNDQAPVREAGSIGILLVNLGTPDQPDAASIRRYLGEFLSDPRVIEIPQPVWQIILRLFILPRRPSKLAPRYKDIWLPQGAPLLVYSQAQADGLQELLQAQGHDVKVELGMRYGNPSIASGLDKLKAAGCERILSLPLYPQYAASTTATAVDCVAAHLGKQRNQPELRFLKRYHTHPDYIGPLAAQIRRYWDEHGKPERLLLSFHGLPRRCVELGDPYYRDCRETANALRAALDEPAVEVHMAFQSRFGAQRWLEPYTESTLREWGKQGVGRVDAVCPGFLADCLETLEEIQVECRDAFLEEGGREFHYIPCLNDDPQWIEGLGRLALQHLAGWLPSRLVPAR, encoded by the coding sequence ATGCCCAAGTTGTTTGCTTCTCCTTATTTGCCCGAAGCGCAGGACGCCGATATGTTCAATGATCAGGCTCCGGTACGCGAGGCCGGGTCCATCGGTATCTTGCTGGTCAATCTGGGCACGCCGGACCAGCCCGATGCTGCGTCCATTCGTCGCTATCTGGGTGAGTTTCTGTCTGATCCTCGGGTCATTGAGATTCCGCAGCCGGTCTGGCAGATTATTCTGCGTCTGTTCATCTTGCCGCGCCGCCCCAGCAAGCTGGCGCCGCGTTACAAGGACATCTGGCTGCCGCAAGGCGCGCCCTTGCTGGTTTACAGCCAGGCGCAGGCAGATGGTTTGCAGGAGCTGCTGCAAGCGCAAGGTCACGATGTGAAGGTGGAACTGGGCATGCGTTATGGCAACCCGTCCATTGCCAGTGGGCTGGATAAATTGAAAGCAGCGGGTTGCGAGCGAATTTTGAGTCTGCCCCTGTATCCGCAATATGCGGCCAGCACCACGGCCACTGCGGTTGACTGTGTCGCCGCGCATCTGGGCAAACAACGCAATCAGCCTGAGCTTCGCTTCCTGAAGCGTTACCACACGCACCCGGATTACATCGGTCCGCTGGCGGCGCAGATACGCCGTTATTGGGACGAGCATGGCAAGCCAGAGCGCCTGCTATTGAGTTTCCACGGCTTGCCACGGCGCTGTGTGGAACTGGGTGATCCTTACTACCGAGATTGTCGCGAAACGGCCAATGCCTTGCGTGCCGCACTTGATGAGCCTGCCGTGGAGGTGCACATGGCTTTTCAAAGTCGCTTTGGCGCACAGCGCTGGCTGGAACCCTATACCGAATCCACGTTGCGTGAGTGGGGCAAACAGGGTGTAGGGCGTGTGGATGCCGTGTGCCCCGGCTTTTTGGCCGATTGTCTGGAAACGCTGGAAGAAATCCAGGTGGAATGCCGTGACGCGTTCCTGGAGGAGGGCGGTCGCGAATTCCATTACATTCCTTGCCTGAATGACGATCCGCAATGGATCGAAGGCCTGGGACGGCTGGCCCTGCAGCATTTGGCAGGCTGGTTGCCTAGCCGCCTGGTGCCAGCTCGTTAA
- the hrcA gene encoding heat-inducible transcriptional repressor HrcA translates to MDDRANALLKVLIERYIADGQPVGSRTLSTIFDFSPATIRNVMAELEGLGLIHSPHTSAGRIPTPKGYRLFVDRLLAAERFERPDARNLSQYLPFDEPNRAVSSAASLLSNLSQFAGVVLAPKKAQTFRQIEFIRLSDKRVLLIIVTPDGDVQNRILFVPRDYLEQELVEASNFFNQHFSGMSFESVKLALSQELSSLQADISRLMQQAVDVGSHQPDSEEAVVIAGESKLLNVTEMVADMDRLRRLFSLFEKKTDLLHLLDVSSQADGVQIYIGGDSQLLPLDDVSVITAPYGVDGKVVGTLGVIGPSRMAYDRVIPIVDITARLLSNALSHHSAS, encoded by the coding sequence ATGGATGACAGAGCAAATGCCTTGTTGAAGGTGCTGATCGAGCGTTACATCGCCGATGGTCAGCCGGTAGGGTCCCGCACCTTATCGACCATTTTTGATTTTTCCCCGGCCACAATCCGTAATGTGATGGCCGAGCTGGAAGGCCTGGGCCTGATTCATAGCCCCCATACCTCGGCGGGGCGTATCCCCACGCCCAAGGGCTACCGCCTGTTTGTGGATCGTCTCCTGGCTGCCGAGCGTTTCGAGCGGCCGGATGCACGCAACCTTAGCCAGTATCTGCCTTTTGACGAGCCTAACCGCGCGGTCAGTTCTGCCGCTTCCTTGCTGTCGAATCTGTCTCAGTTTGCCGGTGTGGTGCTGGCGCCGAAAAAAGCGCAGACCTTCAGGCAGATTGAATTCATCCGCCTGTCCGACAAGCGGGTGTTGCTGATTATCGTCACTCCAGATGGTGATGTGCAAAACCGCATTCTGTTCGTGCCGCGCGATTATCTGGAGCAGGAGTTGGTCGAGGCCAGCAACTTCTTCAATCAGCATTTCTCGGGCATGTCCTTCGAGTCGGTCAAGCTGGCCTTGTCGCAGGAGCTCAGCTCCTTGCAGGCGGACATTTCGCGCCTGATGCAACAAGCGGTGGATGTGGGTAGCCATCAGCCCGATAGTGAAGAAGCCGTGGTGATCGCTGGAGAAAGCAAGCTGTTGAACGTGACGGAAATGGTGGCGGATATGGACCGTTTGCGCCGCCTGTTTTCCCTGTTCGAGAAAAAAACCGATCTGCTGCACCTGCTGGATGTTTCCAGCCAGGCCGATGGCGTACAGATTTATATAGGCGGAGACTCCCAGCTTTTGCCTTTGGACGATGTGTCCGTCATTACTGCGCCGTATGGCGTGGATGGCAAGGTCGTGGGCACGCTGGGTGTGATCGGGCCATCGCGGATGGCGTATGATCGTGTGATTCCTATCGTGGACATTACGGCCCGGCTATTGTCCAATGCCTTGAGCCATCACTCTGCCAGTTAA
- a CDS encoding NAD kinase, producing MHFKTVAIVGRYQDSGLDAPIRSLANTLVNTGCSVLLEATTAQNAGITEFPIGDYAQIGERADLAIVMGGDGTMIGAARELAHSKVPLIGINHGRLGFITDIPLNDANEALLSVLKGEYDVEERSMLEGRVVRDGQVLYSGVALNDVVINRAGRGGMIELRVELDGVFMYRQRSDGLIISTPTGSTAYALAASGPLLHPSLKAFLLVPVAPQTLSNRPIVLPDTGTLNLTITALGRVESGGSVHFDMQTWSDCQQGDRIDVRRSQDTIRFIHPKGYSFFSTLRQKLGWNHIPLPNDENE from the coding sequence ATGCATTTCAAAACGGTTGCCATTGTTGGCAGATACCAGGACTCCGGCTTGGATGCGCCCATCCGATCGCTGGCCAACACCCTGGTCAACACTGGTTGCTCGGTGCTGCTTGAGGCCACAACCGCCCAGAATGCCGGTATTACCGAATTTCCCATCGGCGATTATGCCCAAATTGGCGAACGCGCCGATCTGGCAATCGTCATGGGCGGGGACGGCACCATGATAGGCGCTGCCCGCGAATTAGCCCACAGCAAAGTGCCCCTGATCGGGATTAACCATGGCCGCCTGGGTTTTATTACCGATATTCCCTTGAATGACGCCAACGAAGCCTTGCTTAGCGTGCTCAAAGGCGAGTATGACGTTGAAGAGCGCTCCATGCTGGAAGGCCGTGTGGTGCGTGACGGGCAAGTGCTTTATTCAGGCGTGGCCCTGAACGATGTGGTCATCAACCGCGCCGGTCGCGGTGGCATGATCGAGCTGCGCGTCGAGCTCGATGGCGTATTCATGTACCGCCAGCGTTCCGACGGCCTGATTATCTCCACTCCCACGGGTTCGACCGCTTATGCGCTGGCTGCCAGCGGTCCCCTGCTGCACCCTTCCCTGAAAGCCTTTTTGCTGGTGCCCGTAGCACCGCAAACCCTGTCGAACCGCCCTATTGTGCTGCCTGACACAGGCACCCTGAACCTGACCATTACGGCGCTGGGCCGGGTGGAATCGGGTGGCAGCGTGCACTTTGACATGCAAACCTGGTCCGACTGTCAGCAGGGAGACCGCATTGATGTGCGTCGCTCCCAGGACACCATTCGCTTTATCCATCCCAAGGGCTACAGCTTTTTCTCCACCCTGCGTCAGAAGCTGGGCTGGAACCATATCCCTTTGCCTAACGACGAAAACGAATAA
- the recN gene encoding DNA repair protein RecN yields the protein MLRTLHVRDFVIVDQATIDFDTGFTVFSGETGAGKSILIDALSLVLGARGDAKAIREGCARTEVSAHFDCEQDIQGWLSERDFDVSDELILRRLIDQQGRNRSYINGSAATLTQLRELGELLVDIHGQHAHQSLMNPQSQYDLLDSQGGHLPLARQVAQSWQQLSQARKAVEQASQSAEQGKREQERLEWQINELSSLNLRAGEWDQLQQEHTRLSHAQALIDGSALALTALDGEETSVQQLLGKASHEMSALLRHDPGLQAIVDALESAQIAVTEAASDLNSYLSDMELDPERLAQAEERVSAIFSAARKLKVEPEELPSLLETWQEQLAQLQQSFDLEALQAKARQAEKHYQELSGKLSTARRKTSVQLSKQVSQAMQSMAMQGGRFEVALTACAPQVHGVEQVEFLVAGHEGVTPRPLAKVASGGELARISLALSVIASQAARVPTLIFDEVDTGVGGAVAEVVGRLLQELGARHQVLCVTHLPQVAACGNHHLKVEKTTEQGQTFSSIRPLTQDERVDEIARMLGGLEITQTTREHAREMLARQQ from the coding sequence ATGCTCCGTACCCTGCACGTTCGAGACTTTGTCATCGTGGATCAAGCCACGATTGATTTCGACACCGGCTTCACGGTTTTTTCCGGGGAGACCGGCGCTGGTAAATCCATCCTGATTGACGCGCTTTCCCTGGTTCTGGGGGCACGTGGCGATGCCAAAGCCATCCGCGAAGGCTGTGCTCGCACCGAAGTCAGTGCACACTTCGATTGCGAACAAGACATTCAGGGCTGGCTGAGCGAGCGTGACTTCGATGTCTCGGACGAGCTGATCTTGCGTCGCCTGATCGACCAGCAAGGTCGCAACCGCAGCTACATCAACGGCAGCGCAGCAACCTTGACCCAGCTGCGCGAGCTGGGCGAACTGCTGGTGGACATTCACGGCCAACACGCTCATCAAAGCCTGATGAACCCTCAAAGCCAGTACGATCTGCTCGATAGCCAAGGCGGTCATTTGCCCCTGGCGCGCCAGGTAGCCCAGTCCTGGCAGCAATTGAGCCAGGCCCGCAAAGCCGTCGAACAAGCCAGCCAAAGTGCGGAGCAAGGCAAGCGCGAGCAGGAACGTCTGGAATGGCAGATCAACGAGTTGTCCAGCCTGAATCTGCGTGCAGGCGAGTGGGACCAGCTGCAACAGGAACACACCCGCCTGTCCCATGCCCAAGCCCTGATTGATGGCAGTGCGCTGGCCCTGACCGCTCTGGATGGCGAGGAAACCTCGGTACAGCAACTACTGGGCAAAGCCAGCCACGAAATGAGTGCCCTGCTGCGCCATGACCCTGGCCTGCAAGCGATTGTGGATGCGCTGGAGTCCGCACAAATTGCTGTCACCGAAGCGGCTTCGGACCTGAACAGTTACTTGAGCGATATGGAACTGGACCCCGAACGCCTGGCGCAGGCAGAAGAACGGGTTTCGGCCATTTTCAGTGCCGCACGCAAGTTGAAAGTGGAGCCCGAAGAACTGCCCAGCCTGCTGGAAACCTGGCAGGAACAGTTGGCACAATTACAGCAGTCTTTTGATCTGGAAGCCTTGCAAGCCAAAGCCCGACAAGCGGAAAAACACTATCAGGAACTTAGCGGCAAGCTAAGCACGGCACGACGCAAAACCAGTGTGCAACTGAGCAAACAGGTTAGTCAGGCAATGCAATCCATGGCCATGCAAGGCGGTCGCTTCGAGGTCGCCCTGACCGCGTGCGCGCCTCAAGTTCACGGCGTGGAACAAGTGGAGTTTCTGGTGGCGGGTCATGAAGGCGTCACACCTCGTCCACTGGCTAAAGTGGCTTCTGGTGGTGAGCTGGCGCGAATTTCCCTGGCGCTATCGGTTATCGCCAGCCAGGCGGCTCGTGTACCTACCCTGATTTTTGATGAAGTGGATACAGGTGTGGGCGGCGCCGTGGCCGAAGTAGTGGGACGTTTGCTGCAAGAGCTGGGCGCACGCCATCAGGTTCTATGCGTGACCCACCTGCCCCAAGTGGCAGCCTGTGGCAACCATCACTTGAAGGTCGAGAAAACGACTGAGCAAGGCCAGACTTTTTCCTCTATCCGTCCTTTGACGCAAGACGAACGCGTGGACGAAATCGCCCGTATGCTGGGTGGTCTGGAAATTACGCAAACTACGCGTGAACATGCGCGGGAAATGCTGGCACGTCAGCAATAA
- the fur gene encoding ferric iron uptake transcriptional regulator: MNDQNELKNMGLKATFPRLKILDIFRRSDQDGQRHLSAEDVYRLLIAEEVDIGLATVYRVLTQFEQAGILVRSQFDGGKAVFELNDGDHHDHLICTNCGVVEEFTDSNIEARQHQVAKDHGFVLESHTMLLYGICPKCSEAGKQAKPVLRS, translated from the coding sequence ATGAACGATCAAAATGAACTGAAGAACATGGGGCTTAAGGCGACTTTTCCGCGCCTGAAGATTCTGGATATTTTTCGCCGCTCCGATCAGGACGGTCAACGCCACCTGAGCGCTGAAGACGTATACCGTCTGCTCATTGCCGAAGAGGTCGATATTGGTTTGGCCACGGTTTACCGTGTGTTGACCCAGTTCGAACAGGCCGGCATTTTGGTGCGCAGCCAGTTTGATGGCGGCAAGGCCGTTTTTGAACTGAATGATGGCGATCACCACGATCACCTGATTTGCACCAACTGCGGCGTTGTTGAAGAGTTTACCGACAGCAATATCGAAGCCCGCCAGCACCAGGTCGCCAAAGACCACGGTTTTGTGCTGGAGAGTCATACGATGCTGCTGTACGGCATTTGCCCCAAGTGCTCGGAAGCGGGCAAGCAGGCCAAGCCCGTTTTGCGTAGTTAA
- a CDS encoding outer membrane protein assembly factor BamE gives MITILFLLGHFVQKKANSFTPVIRAILAASLAAAALSACGSSKWGFPYRADIQQGNWITAEQVARLQSGMTREQVRYLLGSPTLQDIFHADRWDYPYLNKPGYGKSEQRTFTVWFEGDTLVRWEGDEQPDRQPFERSDTGKKHTPPPADADQAAPTPSVSGNQPTL, from the coding sequence ATGATAACGATTTTATTCCTACTGGGGCATTTCGTGCAGAAGAAGGCCAATTCATTCACTCCTGTCATCCGCGCCATACTCGCAGCCAGCCTGGCTGCCGCCGCCCTGAGCGCCTGCGGATCCTCTAAATGGGGCTTCCCATACCGCGCCGACATTCAGCAGGGGAACTGGATCACTGCCGAGCAAGTGGCCCGCCTGCAATCGGGGATGACTCGCGAGCAGGTACGCTACCTACTAGGTTCGCCCACCTTGCAGGACATTTTCCACGCCGACCGTTGGGACTATCCTTACCTGAACAAGCCTGGCTACGGAAAGAGCGAGCAGCGCACCTTCACTGTCTGGTTTGAAGGCGACACTCTGGTTCGCTGGGAAGGCGACGAGCAACCTGACCGCCAACCCTTCGAGCGCAGCGACACAGGCAAGAAACACACCCCGCCCCCAGCTGACGCCGACCAAGCCGCCCCAACGCCCAGCGTGAGCGGCAACCAGCCCACGCTTTAA
- the dapB gene encoding 4-hydroxy-tetrahydrodipicolinate reductase, with the protein MRIAIAGADGRMGRMLIEAVLNSTDLTLAAALDHSGSKAIGQDAGAFLGKDTGIKVTDDLSALAQADCLIDFTRPEGTMAHLDACMQHGTRLVIGTTGFSEAEKQQILAAGREIAIVFAPNMSVGVNATLKLIEMAAALLNQGYDAEVFEAHHRNKVDAPSGTALAMGEAIAKTWGESLNDVADWARHGHTGARQDGRIGFSVVRGGDIVGDHTVFFCGEGERIEISHRSSSRAGYANGSLRAARFLGDKSTGLYNMQDVLGL; encoded by the coding sequence ATGCGCATTGCCATTGCTGGCGCAGACGGCCGTATGGGCCGTATGCTGATTGAAGCTGTTTTGAACAGTACCGACCTGACACTGGCCGCGGCCTTGGACCACAGCGGCTCCAAAGCCATTGGTCAGGACGCAGGAGCCTTTCTGGGTAAAGACACAGGTATCAAAGTTACGGACGACCTGAGTGCCCTGGCCCAGGCTGATTGCCTGATCGACTTCACCCGTCCTGAAGGCACCATGGCCCATCTGGACGCCTGCATGCAGCACGGCACCCGTCTGGTCATTGGCACTACTGGCTTTTCCGAAGCAGAGAAACAACAGATTCTGGCCGCTGGCCGCGAGATTGCGATTGTCTTCGCTCCGAACATGAGCGTGGGCGTCAACGCCACGTTGAAGCTGATTGAAATGGCGGCGGCCTTGCTGAACCAGGGCTACGACGCCGAGGTGTTTGAAGCTCACCACCGCAACAAAGTGGATGCGCCATCAGGCACTGCCCTGGCCATGGGTGAAGCTATCGCCAAAACCTGGGGCGAATCTCTGAATGATGTCGCTGACTGGGCTCGTCACGGTCACACCGGCGCTCGTCAGGATGGCCGCATTGGTTTCTCCGTAGTCCGTGGTGGCGACATTGTGGGCGACCACACCGTATTTTTCTGCGGTGAAGGCGAACGCATCGAGATCTCGCACCGCTCCAGCAGCCGTGCCGGTTATGCCAATGGCAGCCTGCGTGCCGCCCGCTTCCTGGGCGATAAAAGCACTGGCCTGTACAACATGCAGGACGTGCTGGGCCTGTAA